The following DNA comes from Sorex araneus isolate mSorAra2 chromosome 5, mSorAra2.pri, whole genome shotgun sequence.
GGCCCCTCTGAGCAGTCACGGGCCCCCCTCAGATCATGCTTCTGCACCAGAGGAGCGCCTGGAGCCTCTGCCCTTCCCTGTCCTGGGGGAACGGGTTTGGGGCCCtcctgggctgggggtgcagagTTTGTGCCTGTGCCCCTCACGgcgccccctctccctcctgcccgcctgccccccaGTCTGCTGGACCAAGGCCGCACGTGTGAGGACGTCCATCTCTCCCGCTCCGGCCTCAACCTCCAGGACCAGCATGTGAGGTGAGAGTGGCTGGAACAGAGGATCCTGGACACAGGGAGCCCCCCTCGACCCCAGGGCTGGTCACTCCTCTCACCTGCATGcctgggactcagtttccccagctgtgAAGGGAGGCAGcctcctctctggccctggcttgGCGCTCAGGGGTCCGGCCGGGCTCCAGCATGAGGAGCGTGAGCCTCCTGCTTCTCCTGTCACAGGAAGGCCGTCTACGGCCCCAACGTCATCAGCATCCCCGTCAAGTCCTATCTCCAGCTGCTGGTGGACGAGGTAGGGTGGCCTCTTGCCCGCTTTACGGAGGCAGCTGACCTCACACCCTGTCCCTCTTGCATCTGGGGGCAGGGGTTCAGGGACTAGCCGCACAGCACACTTCTCAGAGCCACACTTCAGAGTGGGGAGGGTCTCTATGGGGCCCCCACTGCCCATTTTTAATCTGTCCGCAGTCCCGTGAAGAGGGACTAGGGATGCCCACTCACTCAGGAGGAACCTGAGCTTTAGGGTCACTCAAGGACCGAAGGGGCTGGCACCCCGGGAAGGGCATCCTTCCAACCCTCTGAGAAATGAAGGAAGCATCTTGGGTCTGGCCTCATGTGGACCCCCTCAGCCACTGGGAGTAAAGTAGCTCTTAAACGAGCggccttagggctggagcgatagcacagcaggtagagcgtttgccttgcacacggctgacccgggttcgatgcccagcatcccatatggtcccctgagcactgtcaggagtaattcttgagtgcagagccaggagtaacccctgtgcatcatcagatgtgacctcaaaagcaaaaaaaaaaaaaaaaaaaaaccaaaaaaatcatttaaacgAGCGGCCTAACCCTTTTGTGCCTCGGTTTCCTCATGGGTAGAGTGGATCTGGTGGCGGAAGTACCCGGGAGTGGACGGTGCTGGTAGAGAAGCGGGGAGGGCCCCTGTCTTCCCCGACATCTGGGGCTTGAGAGCGGAGAAGCCGGGCCTCAGGGGGTGGCTGCTCCGAGCACTGGCCGGGAGCAAAGCCTAACTTCAGTCCTCGGGCAGCTGCCTCACCGCCCCCAGGCCAGTGGCTCGGCTGCTCCAGGGGGCCCGTGCCCTGAGgctgcctccctccttctctcccccaggCACTGAACCCCTACTACGGGTTCCAGGCCTTTAGCATCGGGCTGTGGCTGGCCGACCACTACTACTGGTATGCCCTGTGCATCTTCCTCATCTCCACCCTCTCCATCTGCGTGTCGCTGTACAAGACCAGGAAGGTGGGTGCCGCCCGGTGGGCGGGGCGGACCAGGGCAGACGGCTCCTCCAGGGGGGCCTCCACTCACCTGCTGCCCCCATCTCTGCCTGTCCACAGCAAAGCCAGACCCTGAGGGACATGGTCCAGCTGtctgtgcgggtgtgtgtgtgccggCCGGGGGGAGGTGAGGAGCCCGGGCGCTATGGGGGGGTGCGGAAGGGCCCCGGAGGGCGCCATGGGCCATGCTCAGCCTTCTGCTTGCCCGCAGAGGAGGAATGGGTGGACTCCAGCCAGCTGGTGCCCGGAGACTGCCTGGTGTTGCCCCAGGAGGGCGGGCTGATGCCCTGTGATGCCGCCCTGGTGGCTGGCGAGTGCATGGTCAACGAGAGCTCGCTGACAGGTTAGCcctgcatcccctccccccacccaagcccTGGGCCCTAGCtcccctggccacgcccccctcACCAGCTCCCCACCAATGCTCCCTCCCCCGATGCTCTCAGCCCTGGGTCAGAGCATGCTCTCTCTGCTGAGATTTCTGCTTtgccttgtgttttttttttcttttttttttgggggggggtcacacccagcgatgctcaggggttactcctggctctacactcaggaatcactcctggcggtgctcaggggaccatgtgggatgctgggaatcgaacctgggtcagccgcgtgcaaggcaaacaccctacccactgtgctaacgctccagccccctgccttgtGTTTTCAAGGAACCATCCTGGCTTCACTCCCTGACCCGCACCCCTGGGGGATGTGGCTTCCATGCTCTGAGTCTCAGATTCCTCTTGGGTCAGGTTCACTCAGTGCTTCCGGAGCCTGAGTGGGGCCATAGTGAACTGTGGACCCGGGTCTGGTTCCTAACTATCTGAGCCCCTGGGGCCGATGAAGATTCCTCCTGGGGCTGAGCTCACAGTGGACCCTGCATTTGAGCCCAACATGAGTGGTCCCCAAGTATTGCTTGGAGCACCGACCCCCAGCACGAAATTGGGGGtagcgcatcaccaggtgtggcctcaaagccaaaAGTAATATTTTCATCGACATGCGCTAAAGGGTTGCtgaggtttggggttttttgttgttgttgttgttatttagtttggttttggttttgatttggggccacactcagcaattctcagggcttgctcctggctctgtgctcagggatcactcctgacaggaattaggggaccatctagggtactggggatccaacccatgtcagccacatgccagtgccctactcactgtactgtcactccagcattttctgaatttttttaaaaacatttttgtattagaaattgtaaaccgcagtAGCAGCTgcgtgactttttatctcttcattctcatcagtggaaaacttatcaaatatttccttgtcaatagagctgtattcttgggggataaattccaacaaaaatagtgagtctgtgttgaaactccaacaacaatagtgagttttgtgttgaaatatggaatgtaatcaaggtaaagagaaaaggaagtgaaattaccagtcacgggggggggggggttgcggggtgaggggtgggatgtatactgggtttttttgttttgttttgtttttgtttttattggtggtggaatatgggcactggtgaagggacaggtgtttgagcattgtatacctgagacataagcctaagaactttgtaactttccacatggtgattcaataaaataaattaaaaaatatatatacaaaaaaatttgtattgaatcaccgtgagatacagttacagagctttcatatttttcagtcatacaatgatagaacacccattcctccaccagtgcacattttccaccaccagtgtccccagaatcCCCCCGCCTCGtttcacacctccccctgcctctatggcagacagtttcccccaaactctactttggggcattatgatttgcaacacagatactgagaggctatcacggtTGGTCCTTTatttttcagcacgcatctcccatcccgaacgatccctccagccatcattgactaagtgatcccttctccattccagctgccttctcccccagctcacactccagcatttttaaaaattattttaaattgctccagaggctactcccagctcttaGGGGCCGTGTGCTGTGGGGATCCAAGCCAGGGCCTCACCCACGCGGGGACAAATGCTCCCCTACTTGAGCGTTGCGAGGTTGCCTCTCTTTGCCTGCCAGGCCTTACAGAGCCGAACAGGTCACTGTCTTTACTGGCTTGAATATAAGCCACTCCCaggatctgccaggagtgagccttgagctcagagccaggagtaaaccctgagcacagccaaaaagaaaaaagaaagaacaaaccaaagaAACTGCCCCaacagaaggggccagagagctggtccagcggggagggcacttgccgtgacatagtcagcccaggttcaatccctggcaacacatacgGTGCCCCacgccccaccagaagtgatccttccttgagcacagagccaggagtaacccccgagcatccctgggagtagcccccaaatctAAACAAGCAGCTCCAGCAGGAGGACGTGTCCCGCCCCCATGCCCGGGTGCTGCCTGGCCTGGCTGAAACACTCCCCTTGCCTTTcgccctctctgagcctcagggtCCCTCTCTGGGAAAAAGAGACCAGGAGTCCTGCGCCCTGGGCGGGTGGGTCCGGTGGGCAGAGGGCCCCGGTGGGCTCACGCCGCCTCCCTTTCAGGGGAGAGTGTCCCCGTGCTGAAGACAGCCCTGCCGCAGGCACCAATCCCCTACTGCCCAGACGCCCACCGACGCCACTCGCTCTTCTGCGGGACGGTCGTCCTGCAGGCCCGCGCCTTCACGGGCCCCCGCGTGCTCGCGGTGGTCACCCGCACAGGTAGGAATCAGGGTGGCCGCGGGGGCATGGGGGCAAGGTGGGCCCAGCCCTGTCCTGCCCTGCCCACTCGGGCGGGCTTCAGGGGATTGGAGCAGCCACGCCACAGCTGGGTGCCTCTGGCTGCACCGGGAGGGGACCCAGTGTCAGAGTCGCCAGAGGTGACCTTCTCAGCCCGAGCCCCAGCTCTGCGTGAAATGCAATCCCTACTCCGTAGACACTGCCCTCACTTCCTGGCCTGCAGAGGGCCCTGGGCCAGAGCCGGCTGGCCGCACTCTGAGACCCCACGAGGGCAGCCGTCCTTGACCTTCATGGACCCTGCCTTGCTTTCCTGCCTCTCTCAGGGTTCTGCACGGTCAAAGGGGGCCTGGTGAGCTCCATCCTGCACCCCCGGCCGGTCAACTTCAAGTTCTACAAACACAGCATGAAGTTCGTGGCTGCCCTCTCTGTGCTGGGTGAGTGCCCCCCGGTGCCCCTCCTTGGCTGCTGCAGTGCTCCCGGGCCCAGCTGCCACTGAGCCCCACGCTGTCTCCCCAGCTCTCCTCGGCACCATCTACAGCATCTTCATCCTGCACCGCAACCGGGTAGGCTttggcggggggccgggggcacccTTCCCGGGACCCTTCCCGGCCCGGCGCTGGACACGCTCGACCCCTCCTCTAGGTGCCTGTGAGCGAGATCGTGATCCGGGCCCTGGACTTGGTGACGGTGGTGGTGCCACCCGCGCTGCCGGCCGCCATGACGGTGTGCACGCTCTACGCCCAGGGCCGGCTCAAGCGCCAGGGCATCTTCTGCCTCCACCCGCTGCGCATCAACCTGGGCGCCAAGCTGCAGCTGGTGTGTTTCGACAAGGTGAGCGCCGGGGCCACAGGGCAGGGCACAGCATCCTGGGCAGACACCAGGACACacccacctgcccctgcccttCGACCCCATGGTCCAGGATCCTGCTAGAGATCCGTGCCGGGCGGGGACACTTGGGAACCCTTGCAGTGGCAGGGGTGATGGCCCAGAATGTTTCTTCATTTGTTGGGGACCCAGAAAGGGGTCTGTTGGGGACTGGAGAGCCAGCAGGGACCCCCCCCATACCTCCAGGCAGGGATGGGATCCCCACACCGGtattcatcctcctcctcccctcccgaaTGAGAGCTGGGGGCCATGCCGCCGAGGGTGGGGACAGGCGTTAAGGACTGGAACCAGGGGGCTatgtgaggggtgggatggggtcaTTCCCTGAGAGGGGAATTTGAGGGGGGCAGCTCTGAGCAGGCCCCTCAGGAGCTCATGGAGGAGGGGGTCTCAGGAGGGCGGAGTCTGACCGGGCACGCCTCTGGGGAGCTGGACGATGTGGCCTTGGAGCGTTTtcaattcttgtttgtttgttctggggccacagccTCAccgtgcttgggggctactcccaggccTGCTGGGGGATTGCGTCCGGGGACCAtgctgggtgggggggaccatgtagtactgAGAATCGAACTAGGGCCTCCTGCGTACGTAGCACACACTCGCCACTGAGCCCCCTCTCTAGCCCCACAGTGTTCAgacggggacagggacaggggcaggATCAGAATCCGAGCCCGGGAGCCACTGTGGAACTGGTGGTCAGAGGCACATGGGAAGTGcgctccccacacacacagcggGCGGCGACCCCCGGCCCCTCGCCTCACACTGCTGAGCATGTGGTGGGCCAGGGGAGTGGGCCGGAGTGCCCCGCACCAGCCTGCTGGCCCGGGTGTTAAGGACCCCACGGGAAGTGGTGCCAGCCAAAGGAACaggaaggatggggagggggtgaccCCGGCAGAGGgctgggagcccccaccccatgACTGACGTGGGTGCAGCTCGAGTAGGACTCCCTGGCCAGCCCCACCCTCGCCCCCCGCAGACCGGCACGCTCACAGAGGACGGCCTGGACGTGATGGGGGTAGTACCGCTGAAGGACCGCGCCTTCCTGCCgctggtccccgagccccgccgccTCCCCATGGGACCCCTGCTGCGAGCACTGGCCACCTGCCATGCCCTCAGCCGGCTTCAGGACGGCGCAGTGGGCGACCCCATGGACCTCAAGATGGTGGAATCGACTGGCTGGGTGAGGAGGCGGAGCAGGGCCGCCCCTGCCGCAGCTCTGCCCACCTTGGCACTCTGGGTGGGCTCTGTGATGTGCCCCCTCGGTCCCCATCAGTGACAAAAATGGCCTTGGCCGCGTGCTGACCACCAGCCCCGTGCCCGCGCAATGCCTGGGGCCCCAGGACGCAGCTCAGAACCTGCCAAGGGAGGAAACGGGGGTAGCGGGAAGGAGCCGTCCCCGGCTGTCACCCCGCCCCTGTGGGGGCTGACAGCCAAGGCCACACTCTTGACGCTGCTGGTCCTATCTCCTGTGATCGGGGAGCGGGGGCCTAGTTGCTGCCccggtgggggggatggggcgaGGGTTGGCCGTCCTGGCCCCAGTCCGCAGCCCGTGCTCAGAGGGCTTCTCTGCCTGCCCGCAGCTCCTGGAGGAGGGGCCAGCTGCAGACTCGGAGTTTGGCACCCAGGTCTTGGCCGTGATGAGACCCCCACATCAGGAGCCCCGGGCGCAGGGAATGGTGAGCCGAGGAGAGGGAGGGGTGCGGCCAGAGGgctcgggggggcggggggccagccCCTCAGCCACCTCTCGGCCCCGCAGGAGGAGCCCGTGGTGCCCATCAGCATCCTGGGCCGCTTCCCCTTCTCGTCGGTCCTGCAGCGTATGAACGTGGTGGTAGCGTGGCCGGGGGCCACCCACCCAGAGGCCTACGTCAAGGGCTCCCCCGAGCTGGTGGCCGGCCTCTGCCACCCCGAGACAGGTGAGAGGAGCAGGACAAGTCTGTGGATCCAGCAAGGgccagggggtgtgggggtggggagggccaagGGAAGTGCCCATCAGAAGGGGGGCCAAGGGGGTGCCTCGCCTGGGGGGTGCCAAGGGGAGGTACCCAGAATGGGGGAAGGCTCACGGGGGGTGCCCAGCATGGGGGAGGGTGAGTTGGCACCCAGTCTTCTGTCCTGTGATGTGActctccctggcagtgcccaccCACTTCGCCCAGACACTGCAGAACTACACAGCTGCTGGCTACCGTGTCGTGGCCCTGGCGGGCAAGCCTCTGCCCATTGCCCCCACCCTGGAAGCCGCTCAGCCACTCACCAGGTGGGCCTGGCCCCTCCCTCgggcccccggggctggagcctcCCACCCAGGCCGGGCAGAAAGCCTCGGGGGAGAGACTCTGATCCGGGTCTGTGGCGTTGTAGGGACAGCGTGGAGCAGGACCTGAGTCTGCTGGGGCTGCTGGTCATGCGGAACCTGCTGAAGCCACAGACCACCCCCGTGATCCGGGCCCTGCGGAGCACGCGCATCCGCACCATCATGGCCACAGGTGCCCTCCACAGCGCCTCCTGGCCCCGCTTCCAGTCCGGTCCTGTCCAGGCATTTCGTGGGCTTTTTCCAGGGTGCTTTTCCCCCAGCCGCTCCCATTGCCCCAAGAGGAAAGTGAGACTCCCAGGAATGGCTTTGCTAAAACCCAGGGCTCGTGGCCTTGGCCTCCCCAAGTTCAgtttccatcatcatcatcatcatcatcatcatcatcatcatcatcatcccgttgatcatctaatttctcgagtggtctcagtaacgtctcaaatttgtccagccctgagattttagcagcctctctttacttgtcttttccaatggtgccgcattggaggtcaggggaatgagacccagcattgttactggttttggcatatgaatatgccccagggagtttgtgaggctctcccatgtgggcaggaaactctcggcagcttgccaggttctcccaaagggagaagtaggctagttCAGTTTACACCTCTGAGAAatgtgggggagatggggtggttTCAGCACCTCAGAGTTTGTGACAATCTCATGGAATAGGAAAAGAGATTCTCAGGCCGGAGCAAGATAACAGTGggtagccttgcatgcaaccgacccgggttcaatccccagcatcccatatggttccctgagcacccccggggataattcctgagtgcagagccaggtgtaacctctgagcatggctggaaaACCATAAAAAGGAAAACACCAATGGGGTGCCAGGCTCAGTCAGCGGGTTCCCCATgcacctctcacacacacacacacacgttccaGCAGAACCCCTTCGCACTCCCTCAGGAGCCAGtgggctccagccctgtgtgtcTCCTAAGACCCTGCCACAGGCCAGGGAACTGGGCTTCAGACAGGTGCTGCTTCGCCAGAGTGAGGTCCTACCCCGCTTAGTTCCCCTTTCTGCAGGGGCCGGTGACCTCTGAACCCTGACCTtgactcctccccctccccaggggaTAACCTGCAGACAGCGGTCACCGTGGCACGGAGCTGTGGCATGGTGGGGCCCCAGGAGCAACTGGTCATCCTCCATGCCCGCCCCCCGGCTCCAGGCCAGCCGGCCTCTCTGGAGCTCCTGCCCGATGACCTCACGGCCGCTGTGAACGGGGCCATGGTGAGTGTGACCCAGCGTGCCCGCCACACGTGCCACTGCCCCAGGGGCCCACCTGTGTCACCTCACCCTGGGCCCCACGCCGAGCTGAGCTGAGCTTCCCGGTATACCCCAGGACCCTGAGCAGACCTCAAGTTATACTCCGGAGCTGGACCCCCGACCCCGCCACCTGGCGCTCAGCGGGTCCACATTTGAGGTCCTCATGAAGCACTTCCCCAGGCTGCTGCCCAAGGTAGGGAGCCCCTCGCCTCCCCCtgctccaccccctgcctcatcCCTGCAGTCCTCCGCCTCACCCCACTGCCCACAGGTCCTGGTCCAGGGCTGTGTCTTTGCCCGCATGGCCCCAGAGCAGAAGACGAAGCTGGTGCAGGAGCTGCAGAAGCTTCAGTGAGTACAAGCGGGCagcagggcccctcagagagcaCCCGCCCAGCCCCGCTGGCAGTGGACAGGCCCTTCACGTTACCAAGCCCGTCCTGGGGGCGGGCAGTCAGCGTCCTGCCGCCGTCCCTTGGACTCAGCCAGCCAGCCTGTGGGGGGGATGGGGCCGCATCCCGCATCCCGGGCCCGGCGCCTGCCTGTGTGTGAGCTGGGCTGCGCCCCCTCCCGTGTGCCAGGTACTGCGTGGGCATGTGCGGCGACGGCGCCAACGACTGCGGGGCCCTGAAGGCGGCCGACGTGGGCATCTCGCTGTCGCAGGCCGAGGCCTCCGTGGTCTCCCCCTTCACCTCGAGCATGGACAGCATTGAGTGCGTGCCCATGGTCATCAGGTGAGGCggcagcccccccctcccccgcccccggggctgCGGGCACCGCTGGCTCAGCGTGGCGTGGTGGCCCCTGacgccccaccccccccgcccccagggaagGCCGCTGCTCCCTGGACACGTCCTTCAGCGTCTTCAAGTATATGGCCCTGTACAGCCTGACGCAGTTCATCTCTGTCCTGCTGCTCTACACGGTGAGCCCCTCGCTGCCCCGGGCAAGCTCCGTGCTGCATagcccatggggggggggggtcagagccTGGGGTGCGGGGCCTGAGCGGGACCTGGTGACAGCAGGATCTGGAGCCACTGCTCCGGGCCCCTCTTTCAGCCCGGGTGGGTCCCGGGAGGGAGCTCTGTGTCCACAGGGGAGGTTGAGGGGGCCCCAGGctgctgcccctctccccccagcctcaCGGTCCCGACACCACCTTCACCTCCCACCCCCGTTCACGGAAGTGGGCCACACCGTGGGGCTGTGTGGATCCTGTGCCCGTGTCTGTCCTTGTGTTCCCCGTAAACCTCGGAGTGTCCCGAGGCCCAAGGCTGTGGTGACCAGTAACCTAAGGGGCCAGCGATACAGACCCTCACACTGCCCGGTGTAGGGGCACTCCCCCAGCAGGCTAGGCCTCCCAGCATCAGGCTGGAGGacaggctttttatttatttattattttttaattttttttctttttgggtcacacctggtaatgctcaggggttactcctggctcatgcactcaggaattactcgtggtggtgctcgggggaccatattggatgctgggaatcgaacccgggtccaccgtgtccaaggcaaacaccctaccgactgtgctatcattccagccccaggctttttatttatttttatttatttatttattatttatttattttggtttggggccgaacccagcagtgctcaggacttactcctggctctgtgctctggcatcTCTCTATTGCTCTGGCATCTAagagggactttttttttaatttattttttaaatttcattttccccTTACACATTATATAAACACTGGCTTATGAAGTTattcatggtgatttgttacagacatccagtattccaacaccagtcttaCTACCTTTgcaccttcctgccaccattaTCTTAATTTTCCCAACTctcccttaagcctgcccccaggGCAgtctctcaataatttattttatattgcatgttataaataatttgctaaaagaatgatcaaaatgCTTCTTTGGAGAAAGGTGGTGAAGGTTGTTACATCTCACCGTGGAATCATGAAATCCCTGTGTAGGagattattaagatgttaataggGTTAAGTCTTAGGTGTTCATATTTTGTTAatagagattggttgccttctgcattACAtttcatccaatctggtgtggtCCTCCGGGTTTATTAATGTTGTAGAGTTAAAGATGTCATTTGGCCATGAATGCAACCACACGCTCCGGGAAGTCCCAAGTTCACAACAcggtgatacagctggaatttTAACTGGGTGGCGGCTTTGGGGCGTGGGCCTGACTGCTGGGACTTCCCGAAGTACAGAGAGATGAGGGGAGGTGGCCCATCCCCagctccatgaaagcctggagattttggtctcaaaacctgcatacctgagtttttcagtagATTAATTTCTGGAGGCTCATCCAAGCACTAGAGTGTGGCTGGGAGCATGGCAGTGCTTGTGGAgagtggaggttttcggctaccgGGGATCTGTTTGGGCGGGCGCTGAGCTCACCCACTATCTCCTGGGTGCCCTGGATGACTCAGCCTTGCGTAGGGCcaaaagcatctctgcaacttgttgatctctctcaagatttagttatgagtctctagatcatggccggTGAATGAACTTACTTGGTGCCGGAGGCGGTTCCTGGTCATGACTGCTGGGAAAGagggactttttattttttattttattattattattattattattattatcttttttgggtcacacccggcaatgcacaggggttactcctggctcatgcactcagaaattctcctggtagtgctcaggggaccatatgggatgctgggaatcaaacctgggtcggccacgtgcaaggcaaacgccctacccactgtgctattgctccagcccccaagagggaCTTCTTAAAGGCAGTGCAGCCCCTATCCACTAGACTCAAGGCTCCTCATGGTTAGGGGGTGCGGCCACCCTGTTAGATTGGCGGATGGAAGCCTCCTTCCCCGCCAGACTTCTCGAAGGAATTGCTGGTGCCTCCAGTATTGACTCTGGCCAACCTGAGTTGGGGCCAAGCCTCAGTCTCCCCTCTGTCCTCCCCACAGATCAACACCAACCTGGGCGACGTGCAGTTCCTAGCCATCGACCTGGCCATCACCACCACGGTGGCAGTGCTCATGAGCCGCACAGGGCCGGCGCGGGCCCTGGGCCAGGTGCGGCCCCCCGGGGCCCTGCTCAGCGTGCCCGTGCTCAGCAGCCTGCTGCtgcaggtggccctggtggccggCGTGCAGCTGGGGGGCTACTTCCTGACGGTGGCCCAGCCCTGGTGAGTcgggagcccccgccccctccccgtctTCCCCACACCTGCTGCCTGACACCAGCTCCCTGCACCGCCCAGGTTCGTGCCTCTGAACAGGACGGCACCAGCTCCCGACAACCTGCCCAACTACGAGAACACGGTGGTCTTCTCGCTGTCCAGTTTCCAGTACCTCATCCTGGCCGTGGCCATGTCCAAGGGCGCGCCCTTCCGCCAGCCGCTCTACACCAACGGTGCCAGCCCGCGGTGGGGGTGCCGGCTCCtgcgtgggggggcaggggggaagcagggcagagagggaggaaggtgggagagaagTGGGGATCTCCAGGCTGGGGGCAGTGCTCCCCAACTGATAGACCCCTCACACCCCTGTTCCCCGCAGTGTCCTTCCTGGTGGTCCTGGCGCTCTTGGCCTCTATTCTGGtgggcctcctcctggcccccGGCCTCCTGCAGGGGCCGCTGACACTCAAGCCCATCGCGGACACCCGCTtcaagctgctgctgctgggcctcGTCGCCTTGAACTTCGTGGGGGCCTTCATGGTGGAGAGTGTGCTGGACCAGTGCCTCCCCACCTGCCTGCAGTGGCTCCGGCCCAAGCGGGTCTCCAAGAAGAGATTCAAGCAGCTGGAGCAGGAGCTGGCCGAGCAGCCCTGGCCGCCCCCTACTGGGCCCATGAGGTAGTACAGGCCCCCGGCCGACACCCTGGACACTGCATCCCTGCCACTGAGCCTCCTGGGCCCGTCTGCAGACACCATCGCCATCCCTCCCTACATCCCTGAGGTTGGCAGTCCGCACACTTGTGCCCCAAGTGCATCCGCCTGGCCCCATCTCTCCTGTCTCCACTGTTGGGGGGCAGTACGAACTGTGGTTCCCACGTGAGACCCTCCCGGTCCAAACAATAGTCACCAGCCCCATCAGAGCTGTTGTCGGTGTAACAAATAAAGTCTCATATTTTCCTGATGCCTCCACCTGTCCCTCACCCAAGAGCCTGCACCTCGGTGCCGACCTGGCAGCCCCTGGCACTCATCTGCTCCCGGCACCACCAAATCTTTCAGACTGCAGAGGCCAACACCCTTACCTGGGCCTGCCTTCTCCATCCCGTGGTAATAATTCCTCTGTATTCAGCAGGTATCCTGCACGCCTTTCAGCTCTGTATGTACATCATCACTTAACTCTGTCCCAatttacagagaaggaaactgaggcttctaaGTCACCCCTGTAGTCAGAGGTGGGGCTGATCTTTGGCTGATGTTGCATTTCATGTTGGC
Coding sequences within:
- the ATP13A2 gene encoding polyamine-transporting ATPase 13A2 isoform X3; protein product: MSADNSPLVGSTAPGYGTLTIEPSLEALSSSVSSVRLRGYSSSPWRLLGYHLVVWLLAGIPLLLFRWKPAWGVRLRLQPCSLASAETLIIETKDKEDSAWRLYTVRVQTEAVSEDSLEQPLQATAVEDGRSQAAVGAVPSGLWEDTAQLHGREEAKRLLRFYVFQGRRYIWLETQQAFCHVSLLDQGRTCEDVHLSRSGLNLQDQHVRKAVYGPNVISIPVKSYLQLLVDEALNPYYGFQAFSIGLWLADHYYWYALCIFLISTLSICVSLYKTRKQSQTLRDMVQLSVRVCVCRPGGEEEWVDSSQLVPGDCLVLPQEGGLMPCDAALVAGECMVNESSLTGESVPVLKTALPQAPIPYCPDAHRRHSLFCGTVVLQARAFTGPRVLAVVTRTGFCTVKGGLVSSILHPRPVNFKFYKHSMKFVAALSVLALLGTIYSIFILHRNRVPVSEIVIRALDLVTVVVPPALPAAMTVCTLYAQGRLKRQGIFCLHPLRINLGAKLQLVCFDKTGTLTEDGLDVMGVVPLKDRAFLPLVPEPRRLPMGPLLRALATCHALSRLQDGAVGDPMDLKMVESTGWLLEEGPAADSEFGTQVLAVMRPPHQEPRAQGMEEPVVPISILGRFPFSSVLQRMNVVVAWPGATHPEAYVKGSPELVAGLCHPETVPTHFAQTLQNYTAAGYRVVALAGKPLPIAPTLEAAQPLTRDSVEQDLSLLGLLVMRNLLKPQTTPVIRALRSTRIRTIMATGDNLQTAVTVARSCGMVGPQEQLVILHARPPAPGQPASLELLPDDLTAAVNGAMDPEQTSSYTPELDPRPRHLALSGSTFEVLMKHFPRLLPKVLVQGCVFARMAPEQKTKLVQELQKLQYCVGMCGDGANDCGALKAADVGISLSQAEASVVSPFTSSMDSIECVPMVIREGRCSLDTSFSVFKYMALYSLTQFISVLLLYTINTNLGDVQFLAIDLAITTTVAVLMSRTGPARALGQVRPPGALLSVPVLSSLLLQVALVAGVQLGGYFLTVAQPWFVPLNRTAPAPDNLPNYENTVVFSLSSFQYLILAVAMSKGAPFRQPLYTNVSFLVVLALLASILVGLLLAPGLLQGPLTLKPIADTRFKLLLLGLVALNFVGAFMVESVLDQCLPTCLQWLRPKRVSKKRFKQLEQELAEQPWPPPTGPMR